The Pan paniscus chromosome 1, NHGRI_mPanPan1-v2.0_pri, whole genome shotgun sequence genome has a segment encoding these proteins:
- the IER5 gene encoding immediate early response gene 5 protein — protein MEFKLEAHRIVSISLGKIYNSRVQRGGIKLHKNLLVSLVLRSARQVYLSDPCPGLYLAGPAGTPAPPPQQQPGEPAAGPPAGWGEPPPPAARASWPETEPQPERSSVSDAPRVGDEVPVATVTGVGDVFQGGEADATEAAWSRVEGPRQAAAREAEGTAGGWGVFPEVSRAARRPCGCPLGGEDPPGTPAATSRAACCCAPRPAEDEPPAPPAVCPRKRCAAGVGGGPAGCPAPGSTPLKKPRRNLEQPPSGGEDDDAEEMETGNVANLISIFGSSFSGLLRKSPGGGREEEEGEESGPEAAEPGQICCDKPVLRDMNPWSTAIVAF, from the coding sequence ATGGAGTTCAAGCTGGAGGCTCACCGCATCGTCAGCATCTCTCTGGGCAAGATCTACAACTCGCGGGTCCAGCGCGGCGGCATCAAGCTGCATAAGAACCTCCTGGTCTCGCTGGTGCTGCGCAGCGCCCGCCAAGTCTACCTGAGCGACCCGTGCCCCGGCCTCTACCTGGCCGGTCCCGCTGGGACCCCGGCACCGCCGCCGCAGCAGCAGCCCGGGGAGCCGGCGGCCGGGCCACCCGCCGGCTGGGGAGAGCCGCCCCCGCCCGCCGCTCGTGCCTCTTGGCCGGAGACCGAGCCGCAGCCGGAGCGCTCCTCCGTCTCAGACGCGCCGCGGGTAGGGGACGAGGTGCCAGTGGCCACGGTGACTGGAGTCGGGGACGTTTTTCAGGGCGGAGAGGCGGACGCGACGGAAGCTGCCTGGAGCCGCGTGGAGGGGCCGCGCCAGGCGGCAGCCAGAGAAGCCGAGGGTACCGCCGGAGGCTGGGGCGTCTTTCCTGAGGTATCTCGTGCCGCGCGCCGCCCCTGCGGCTGCCCCCTAGGCGGGGAGGACCCGCCGGGTACACCGGCCGCGACCTCCCGCGCTGCCTGCTGCTGCGCGCCGCGACCAGCCGAGGACGAGCCCCCCGCGCCGCCCGCGGTGTGCCCCAGGAAGCGCTGCGCGGCGGGGGTGGGCGGCGGCCCAGCGGGCTGCCCGGCGCCCGGCTCGACCCCGCTCAAGAAGCCCCGCCGGAACTTAGAGCAGCCGCCGAGTGGAGGAGAGGACGACGACGCGGAGGAGATGGAGACCGGGAACGTGGCTAACCTCATCAGCATCTTCGGTTCCAGTTTCTCGGGACTCCTACGGAAAAGCCCCGGGGGcggcagggaggaagaggagggagaggagagcgGTCCGGAAGCCGCCGAGCCCGGCCAGATCTGCTGCGATAAGCCGGTGCTGAGAGACATGAACCCCTGGAGCACAGCCATCGTGGCTTTCTGA